A genomic region of Bernardetia sp. ABR2-2B contains the following coding sequences:
- a CDS encoding ABC transporter permease — protein MIAYFLKKLGYGFLVIFGVTVVVFFIFHALPGDPTKMIAGPRSTPETIAIIKNDLGLDKPLTTQFAYYLNDLSMVSAHEDTKKNELKYDYFKLFSISDKAFVVKKPYLRKSYYTNNRVDEMLFDRVGATLVLSLAAMLFATFFGVIFGIICALKQNSFLDHTLVSISVLGISTPSFVAAIFIALIFGYYLSEYTGLDMTGSLWIMSVFDGKQLALKNIILPALTLGLRPLAIITQLTRSSMIEELSRDYVRTARAKGLPQYVVIFKHALKNAINPVVTAISNWLATLIAGAFFVEYVFSWKGLGWLTIDAVQKLDLPVVMGATLVVAVIFVCITLVVDLLYALLDPRVRA, from the coding sequence ATGATTGCATATTTTTTAAAAAAACTGGGATATGGTTTTCTCGTCATTTTTGGAGTGACTGTGGTGGTGTTTTTTATATTTCATGCATTACCTGGCGACCCTACAAAGATGATTGCAGGACCTCGTTCGACTCCTGAGACAATTGCTATTATCAAGAATGATTTAGGGTTGGATAAACCTCTAACTACCCAGTTTGCCTATTATCTGAATGATTTATCGATGGTTTCAGCTCATGAGGATACAAAAAAGAATGAACTAAAATACGATTACTTCAAACTTTTTAGTATTTCGGATAAAGCATTTGTCGTCAAAAAGCCTTATTTAAGAAAGTCTTATTATACTAATAACCGAGTAGATGAAATGCTCTTTGATAGAGTAGGAGCAACTCTTGTTTTGTCTTTGGCTGCTATGCTTTTTGCTACTTTTTTTGGAGTTATTTTCGGTATTATTTGTGCGCTCAAACAGAACTCTTTCTTAGACCATACCTTAGTTTCTATTTCTGTTTTGGGTATTTCTACGCCCTCTTTTGTGGCAGCTATTTTTATAGCTCTTATTTTTGGTTATTATTTAAGTGAATATACAGGACTTGATATGACAGGTTCGCTTTGGATAATGAGTGTCTTTGATGGTAAGCAGTTAGCTCTTAAAAATATTATTCTACCTGCCCTCACTCTTGGTTTGCGTCCTTTGGCAATTATTACTCAACTTACACGCTCTTCGATGATAGAGGAACTTTCAAGGGATTATGTCAGAACAGCAAGAGCAAAAGGACTTCCACAGTATGTTGTTATTTTCAAACATGCTCTTAAAAATGCAATTAACCCTGTCGTAACGGCTATATCAAATTGGCTTGCAACACTTATTGCAGGTGCTTTCTTTGTAGAATATGTCTTTAGTTGGAAAGGGTTAGGTTGGCTTACTATTGATGCCGTCCAAAAACTTGACCTTCCTGTTGTGATGGGTGCAACACTTGTAGTGGCAGTAATTTTCGTCTGTATTACGCTTGTGGTAGATTTATTATATGCCTTGCTTGATCCTCGTGTTAGGGCGTAA
- a CDS encoding prolyl oligopeptidase family serine peptidase, with the protein MKKLILPLFAAALLVSACNSDKKEKEVMAETVAFQYPETTKGTVEDTYFETKVSDPYRWLEDDRSAETESWVKAQNKVTFDYLKSIPYREELKNQLEKVWNYEKLSRPFKEGNYTYFYKNDGLQNQYVVYRKKEGEDTEQVFIDPNTFSDDGTVSMAGLNFSNDGSRAAYQISEGGSDWRKVIVINTESREAIEDTLKNVKFSGVSWKGNDGFYYSSYDKPEGSELSAKTDQHKLYYHKTGTPQSEDKIIFGATPEQKHRYVSGYLTEDESYLLLSASNSTSGNKLFMKDLSKKDSPLVTIVDNEDSDTYVMENEGSKLYLVTNLDAPNQKVVMTDASNPTPENWKDVIPHTENVLSASSGGGYLFAEYMVDAISKVIQYDMDGKEVREIKLPGVGSAGGFGGKKEDKEMYFSFTNYNTPSSIYKFDAETGEYESYWKPAIDFNSDNYESKQVFYNSKDGTKIPMIITYKKGTELNGKNPTILYGYGGFNISLTPSFSVINSVWLEQGGVYAVANLRGGGEYGKEWHDAGTQLKKQNVFDDFIAAAEFLISEKYTSSDYLAIKGGSNGGLLVGATMTQRPELMKVAIPAVGVLDMLRYHTFTAGAGWAYDYGTAEDNKEMFEYLKGYSPVHNVKEGVSYPATLVITGDHDDRVVPAHSFKFAAELQDKHKGSTPVMIRIETDAGHGAGKPTSKIIEENADVFAFTLYNMGFEKLPNNEVNQK; encoded by the coding sequence ATGAAAAAACTCATTTTACCATTATTTGCTGCTGCACTACTTGTGTCGGCATGTAATTCAGATAAAAAAGAAAAAGAAGTCATGGCAGAAACTGTCGCTTTTCAATATCCAGAAACTACAAAAGGAACAGTTGAAGATACTTATTTCGAAACGAAAGTTTCAGACCCTTATCGTTGGTTAGAAGATGACCGAAGCGCAGAAACTGAAAGTTGGGTAAAAGCACAAAACAAAGTTACTTTTGATTATTTAAAATCTATTCCTTACCGTGAAGAACTCAAAAACCAACTAGAGAAAGTTTGGAATTATGAGAAACTTTCAAGACCATTTAAAGAAGGAAATTATACCTATTTCTACAAAAATGATGGTTTGCAAAATCAATACGTAGTTTATAGGAAAAAAGAAGGGGAAGATACCGAACAAGTTTTTATTGACCCAAATACTTTTTCAGACGACGGAACAGTTTCGATGGCTGGGCTTAATTTCTCAAACGATGGAAGCCGTGCAGCCTACCAAATATCAGAAGGTGGAAGCGATTGGAGAAAAGTAATTGTTATTAATACAGAAAGTAGAGAAGCGATTGAAGACACACTCAAAAATGTAAAATTTAGTGGTGTGAGTTGGAAAGGCAACGACGGTTTTTATTATTCTAGCTATGATAAGCCAGAGGGAAGCGAACTTTCAGCTAAAACTGACCAACACAAACTCTACTATCATAAAACAGGAACTCCTCAAAGCGAGGATAAAATTATTTTTGGTGCAACACCAGAACAAAAGCACAGATATGTAAGTGGATATTTGACAGAAGATGAAAGTTATTTATTGCTTTCAGCTAGTAATTCTACTTCGGGAAATAAGTTATTTATGAAGGATTTATCAAAAAAAGATAGCCCTTTAGTAACAATTGTTGATAATGAAGATAGTGATACCTATGTAATGGAAAATGAAGGTTCAAAACTCTATTTAGTTACAAATCTTGATGCGCCAAATCAGAAAGTAGTAATGACAGATGCTTCTAATCCTACGCCTGAAAACTGGAAAGATGTAATTCCTCATACAGAAAATGTTTTGAGTGCTTCTTCTGGTGGTGGATATTTATTTGCTGAATATATGGTAGATGCCATTTCAAAAGTAATTCAGTATGATATGGATGGTAAAGAAGTGAGAGAAATAAAATTACCGGGAGTAGGAAGTGCTGGTGGTTTTGGTGGAAAGAAAGAAGATAAAGAAATGTATTTTTCTTTTACCAACTACAATACACCTAGTAGTATTTATAAATTTGATGCAGAAACAGGCGAATACGAATCGTACTGGAAACCTGCTATTGATTTTAATTCGGATAATTACGAATCAAAACAAGTTTTTTATAATTCAAAAGATGGAACTAAAATTCCAATGATTATTACTTACAAAAAAGGAACAGAACTAAACGGCAAAAACCCAACAATTTTGTATGGTTATGGTGGCTTTAATATTAGTCTTACGCCAAGTTTTAGTGTGATTAATTCAGTTTGGCTAGAGCAAGGAGGTGTTTATGCTGTCGCAAACCTTAGAGGTGGAGGAGAATATGGAAAAGAATGGCACGACGCAGGAACTCAACTCAAAAAGCAAAATGTTTTTGATGATTTTATTGCAGCAGCAGAATTTTTAATTAGTGAAAAATATACTTCTAGTGACTATCTAGCAATAAAAGGAGGCTCAAATGGTGGTCTTTTGGTAGGTGCAACAATGACACAACGTCCAGAGCTTATGAAAGTAGCTATTCCTGCTGTTGGAGTTTTGGATATGCTTCGTTATCATACCTTTACGGCTGGTGCAGGTTGGGCGTATGATTATGGAACGGCAGAAGATAACAAAGAAATGTTTGAGTATTTGAAAGGATATTCTCCTGTTCATAATGTAAAAGAAGGTGTTTCTTATCCTGCTACACTTGTAATTACTGGCGACCATGACGACAGAGTTGTTCCTGCACACTCGTTTAAATTTGCTGCCGAATTACAAGACAAACACAAAGGCTCAACTCCTGTGATGATTCGTATTGAAACTGATGCAGGACATGGTGCAGGAAAACCAACAAGCAAAATTATAGAAGAAAATGCTGATGTATTTGCTTTTACGCTTTACAACATGGGATTTGAAAAACTTCCAAATAATGAAGTAAATCAGAAATAA
- a CDS encoding alpha/beta hydrolase-fold protein, whose translation MRTLKTLVLTLFLFLMCASNLPAQIDTCFSFNKHIIHSEPLQEDREFWVSLPMNYDSTQSYPVMYVLDAEWRFDLIRNVAYDLSGNKKLPHHIIIGVPHIDWEYKRGQDLTFSQSRIEYDGEAVDSTWYNEGNSGKGESFYQYLKEELIKSVDENYATNGQNVLVGHSYGGYFGAYLLSQKQQPFSKMLVLDPSIWYSDGETIKLLEKNKDIKDSISVYIGYQPEPAFHAKKIEELIELLKKESNISLSYSKFENETHNSLYLFSFLEGILRVYED comes from the coding sequence ATGAGAACATTGAAAACCTTAGTTCTTACTTTATTTCTTTTTCTAATGTGTGCATCTAACCTTCCTGCACAGATAGATACCTGTTTTAGTTTCAATAAACACATCATTCACTCTGAGCCTTTACAAGAAGATAGAGAGTTTTGGGTTAGTCTGCCAATGAATTATGACAGCACTCAAAGCTATCCAGTTATGTATGTATTAGATGCTGAATGGCGATTTGATTTAATACGAAATGTGGCTTATGACTTATCAGGAAATAAAAAACTACCACATCATATTATTATAGGAGTTCCTCATATAGATTGGGAGTATAAAAGAGGGCAAGACTTAACTTTCAGCCAGTCAAGAATAGAATATGATGGAGAAGCAGTAGATTCTACTTGGTACAATGAAGGTAACTCTGGAAAGGGAGAAAGTTTTTATCAGTATTTAAAAGAAGAGCTAATTAAGAGTGTTGATGAAAATTATGCAACGAACGGACAAAATGTATTAGTAGGACACTCTTATGGAGGATATTTTGGGGCATATTTATTATCTCAAAAACAACAACCTTTTAGTAAAATGTTAGTGCTTGACCCTTCTATTTGGTACAGCGATGGTGAAACAATAAAGCTTCTTGAAAAAAATAAAGATATAAAAGACAGTATAAGCGTTTATATTGGATACCAGCCAGAACCTGCTTTTCACGCAAAGAAAATAGAAGAATTGATAGAATTACTCAAAAAGGAGTCAAATATCAGTTTGTCTTATTCTAAATTCGAAAATGAAACTCATAACTCTCTTTATCTTTTTAGTTTTTTGGAGGGAATACTCAGAGTCTATGAAGATTAG